aagatgatacgccgtctcatggtggtcacttcctgtcaacattacagatcagaagcacagagagtcattgactagagatgatatgCCGTCTCATGgcagtcacttcctgtcaacgttacagatcagaagcacagagagtcattgactagagatgatatgCCGTCTCATGgcagtcacttcctgtcaacgttacagatcagatgCATAGaaagttgttgactagagatgatacgccgtctcacggtggtcacttcctgtcaacgttacagatcagaagcacagagagttgttgactagagatgatatgCCGTCTcacggtggtcacttcctgtcgacgttacagatcagaagcacagagagttgttgactagagatgatatgCCGTCTCacggcggtcacttcctgtcaacgttacagatcagaagcacagagagttgttgactagagatgatatgCCGTCTcacggtggtcacttcctgtcgacgttacagatcagaagcacagagagttgttgactagagatgatatgCCGTCTCacggcggtcacttcctgtcaacgttacagatcagaagcacagagagtcgttgactagagatgatatgCCGTCTCacggcggtcacttcctgtcaacgttacagatcagaagcacagagagtcgttgactagagatgatatgCCGTCTCacggcggtcacttcctgtcagcgtgacagatcagaagcacagagagtcgttgactagagatgatacactgtctcatcataaggtcacttcctgtcaacatgcagctcagacaaaatcaaagtcacagtgacttcTGACCTTTCCCCACCAAACTCTGATCAGTTCATGAGTCCACGCGAACGtatgtgccaaatctgaagaaaattccctgaaggtgttttagagatgttgtgttcacaagaatgagacagacggacagacaggtTAGGGACGGACATGATGCCTCTGTTGACGACTGTCACTCGCCTGGAGGGATAAAATATAAGAACtgtgtcttttaataataaaaagtaaaatattggTATTTTGAGTCACATCATTTCCAATGTCCCGACCATCTGTCTATGACATCACAGAGGACACAGTGTGAGGACAGGGACGTTTGACAcagttgtctttgtttgaatCAAAGGGAGAATAAATAACTAACTTCCTGTCGACcaactacaactcccatgaGTCCAAGAGATGTGAGATGTGACTGACTGTCCCCCATCTCTCCTCCAGGTGTGGATCCCATGTCCCCAGTGTCGACAAAACACGCCACGGCCccgaggaggagcagcaggtcTGGACCTGGACTTGGCGTCCTTCCTGGGAGTGAAGGCCCAGCAGacctgcacctcctcctgctccctgTCCTCTTGGAGCTCCGGCCGCAGGCAGGGGGCGCCAGCTGTGGACGCCACCCCAGATGGTAAACTGTGGCTGGGGAAGGAGGTGACTGATGACAGCTGGTCACACGGAGGTCTGGCTGAGCCACGCTTTCACAGCTATGGCAGCTGCTGCCCGCCACCGTCCTACTGGctgtgctgctggttctgctgcCCAGGGCGGGGCTAGGACGGACCAATGAGAGCGCTGACATCagttgtctgtttgtgttttctgctctgtgagatttaaataaacatgaacatgttTCTGAGCGTCACTTGTCGTTTCTAACCGTCCCACCAACGTGAGTGTGTTCATTTATAAC
The sequence above is drawn from the Epinephelus fuscoguttatus linkage group LG18, E.fuscoguttatus.final_Chr_v1 genome and encodes:
- the rnf224 gene encoding RING finger protein 224 isoform X1 — translated: MNFFSQNKMADDRKVEEEGEEEEEEEEEVTCQPLPPPPPAVAVETMMSPRRQDLVCIVCFGSYDLVTRLPRRLHCGHAFCQACLKRLDTVINEQVWIPCPQCRQNTPRPRGGAAGLDLDLASFLGVKAQQTCTSSCSLSSWSSGRRQGAPAVDATPDGKLWLGKEVTDDSWSHGGLAEPRFHSYGSCCPPPSYWLCCWFCCPGRG
- the rnf224 gene encoding RING finger protein 224 isoform X2; translated protein: MADDRKVEEEGEEEEEEEEEVTCQPLPPPPPAVAVETMMSPRRQDLVCIVCFGSYDLVTRLPRRLHCGHAFCQACLKRLDTVINEQVWIPCPQCRQNTPRPRGGAAGLDLDLASFLGVKAQQTCTSSCSLSSWSSGRRQGAPAVDATPDGKLWLGKEVTDDSWSHGGLAEPRFHSYGSCCPPPSYWLCCWFCCPGRG